The Thermosulfurimonas sp. F29 genome includes a window with the following:
- a CDS encoding TrkH family potassium uptake protein — MKSANRPPLRSALYLALSFAVTALIGGILLWLPWMHGEKLSFLDALFTSTSAVCVTGLTVVNTATTFTLPGKLVILALIQLGGLGIMTFSTLFFILMGRSVPVIESLSLKESFAPYHGVHLGSLILTIVIYTLGTELVLTLLLIPAFWSSNPGEGLFHALFHAVSAFCNAGFSDLPAGLTSYSRNLYLPTVIALAILAGNTGFPIVFEAVQRLRSRGIRKWSLHTRLTLTTHLILILMGGLLFLIFEKNRAFTGLSLPEKILNAFFLSVSARTAGFNLIDLSRFGEVSLYVLIFLMFVGACPGSTGGGVKTTTFGVLVASVWSRLRGYSRATVFRRTIPQDIVFKALTLVSLYAFTIFLAQFLLILSAPGHTFASSGTEFLARLFETVSALGTVGLSTGITPQLSPWSKVVLIFTMYAGRVGVLSLAVLLTGLSSRPKEFYYPKEEVLLG, encoded by the coding sequence ATGAAATCCGCCAACCGTCCGCCCCTGCGCTCCGCCCTTTACCTGGCCCTTTCCTTCGCCGTAACGGCCCTGATCGGAGGCATCCTTCTGTGGCTCCCCTGGATGCACGGGGAAAAGCTCTCCTTTCTGGACGCCCTCTTCACCTCCACCTCCGCCGTATGCGTCACCGGGCTCACCGTGGTCAATACCGCCACCACCTTTACCCTGCCCGGGAAACTGGTCATCCTGGCTCTCATCCAGCTGGGAGGTCTGGGGATCATGACCTTCTCCACCCTGTTTTTCATCCTGATGGGACGCTCCGTCCCCGTAATCGAAAGTCTCTCCCTGAAGGAGAGTTTCGCCCCCTATCACGGTGTCCACCTGGGTTCTCTCATCCTCACCATCGTGATCTATACCCTCGGTACGGAGCTCGTCCTTACCCTCCTCCTGATCCCGGCCTTCTGGAGCTCGAACCCCGGCGAGGGCCTCTTCCACGCCCTCTTTCACGCGGTTTCCGCCTTCTGTAACGCGGGATTTTCGGATCTCCCTGCCGGGCTCACCTCTTACAGCCGCAACCTCTACCTCCCGACAGTGATCGCTTTGGCCATCCTGGCGGGGAACACCGGCTTCCCGATAGTATTCGAAGCCGTCCAGCGTCTCCGCTCCAGGGGAATACGGAAGTGGTCGCTCCACACCCGGCTGACCCTGACCACGCACCTGATTCTCATTCTGATGGGGGGTCTTCTCTTTCTGATCTTCGAAAAAAATCGAGCCTTTACCGGGCTTTCCCTCCCGGAGAAGATCCTCAACGCCTTTTTCCTCAGCGTGAGTGCCCGCACCGCCGGTTTCAATCTCATCGATCTTTCCCGCTTCGGGGAGGTAAGTCTTTATGTACTCATCTTCCTCATGTTCGTAGGTGCCTGTCCCGGTTCCACCGGAGGAGGGGTAAAAACCACCACCTTCGGGGTTCTGGTGGCCTCGGTGTGGAGTAGACTGCGGGGCTACAGCCGGGCCACGGTGTTCCGGCGCACCATACCCCAGGACATCGTCTTCAAAGCCCTGACCCTGGTGTCCCTCTACGCCTTTACCATCTTTCTGGCTCAGTTCCTCCTGATCCTCTCGGCCCCCGGACACACCTTCGCCTCCTCCGGCACGGAATTCCTGGCCCGCCTCTTTGAAACCGTTTCCGCCCTGGGAACGGTGGGGCTTTCCACGGGAATAACCCCCCAACTTTCCCCCTGGTCCAAAGTGGTATTGATCTTCACCATGTACGCCGGACGGGTGGGGGTGCTCTCCCTGGCGGTCCTCCTCACCGGGCTTTCCTCCCGGCCTAAAGAGTTTTATTATCCTAAGGAGGAGGTCCTGCTGGGCTGA
- the trpD gene encoding anthranilate phosphoribosyltransferase produces MERLKPYLAALAEGKELSEEEAAQVVGLIMDGQASPAQIGALLTAWRMRGETWQEVAGAARALRERMVRVPHGLSDKSPLVDTCGTGGDAKGTFNVSTAAAFVVAAAGVPVAKHGNRSVTSRSGSADVVEALGIPLEVPPEVSARALEEVGFCFLYAPAYHPAVKAVMGPRRELGFRTIFNLLGPLANPAGANTQVLGVFDFRLTEKMAYALDALGCRRALVVFGEGGYDEFTVTGSTKVSELREGRITTYYVDPEDVGLELCEDPEELKGGDAEENARLIEAILSGKEEGPKRDMVLLNAGAALYAAEKTLDLRGGVALAREILSSGAALRKLEEIRHFFKLVRQ; encoded by the coding sequence GTGGAGCGGCTTAAACCTTATCTCGCCGCCCTGGCAGAGGGGAAGGAGCTTTCCGAGGAGGAGGCCGCGCAGGTGGTAGGGCTGATCATGGACGGCCAGGCCAGTCCGGCCCAGATCGGGGCCTTGCTTACCGCCTGGCGTATGCGCGGAGAGACCTGGCAGGAGGTGGCCGGAGCCGCACGGGCCCTGCGGGAACGTATGGTGAGGGTGCCTCACGGCCTCTCCGATAAGAGCCCCCTGGTGGACACCTGCGGTACCGGTGGCGACGCCAAGGGCACCTTCAATGTCTCCACTGCCGCCGCTTTCGTGGTGGCCGCGGCGGGGGTACCGGTGGCCAAACACGGGAACCGTTCCGTGACCAGCCGCTCCGGAAGCGCCGATGTGGTGGAGGCCCTGGGGATTCCCCTGGAGGTCCCCCCGGAGGTTTCCGCCCGCGCGCTGGAAGAGGTGGGATTTTGCTTCCTTTACGCCCCGGCCTATCATCCGGCGGTAAAGGCGGTCATGGGCCCCCGGCGGGAGCTCGGTTTCCGCACCATATTCAACCTTCTCGGGCCTCTGGCCAATCCCGCCGGGGCCAACACCCAGGTCCTGGGGGTCTTCGACTTCCGTCTGACCGAAAAAATGGCCTACGCCCTGGACGCGCTGGGGTGTCGGAGAGCACTGGTGGTCTTCGGGGAGGGCGGCTACGACGAATTCACCGTAACCGGCTCCACCAAGGTCTCCGAACTGCGGGAGGGCCGGATCACCACCTACTATGTGGATCCCGAGGATGTGGGGCTCGAGCTCTGTGAGGATCCCGAAGAACTCAAGGGAGGGGACGCGGAGGAAAACGCCCGCCTCATCGAGGCCATCCTCTCCGGGAAGGAGGAAGGCCCCAAACGGGACATGGTGTTGCTCAATGCCGGGGCGGCCCTCTACGCCGCCGAAAAGACCCTGGATCTCAGGGGAGGGGTGGCCCTGGCCCGGGAAATCCTTTCCTCCGGAGCGGCCCTCCGGAAACTCGAGGAGATCCGACACTTCTTTAAGCTCGTCCGTCAATGA
- a CDS encoding FAD-dependent oxidoreductase, protein MGKRIVVIGAVACGPKAACRAKRLMPEAEITLIDKDDLISYGGCGIPYYISGDIPDENQLRETSFHMLRDEYFFENAKGIDRVLTRTLATDIDRERKVVRVKHLDSGEEEEIPYDNLVLATGSTPFIPPIPGRDLDGVYAIANLHKAIEIKNRLARGQVERAVIIGAGPIGLEMAEAFADLWGVETTVLEYFDQVLPRLIDPPLARMVEHHLREKGVRVVVNARIKEIRGKDGRVVEVVEERGSYPADIVVFATGVRPNVDLARRAGLLVDRGIVVNDRLQTSDPNIYAGGDCIETVHLVTGKRVVLPLGSLANRQGRVIGDNLAGRPTRFPGVVGAFIMKCFDLAIGACGLSLSVARAEGFDADYALGNQTERAHYYPEAEFIFVELVFDRRTRRVLGFQAVGPKTDGTLARIHAVSSVLPHRPTVEDLISLELAYAPPFNSALDPIHDVAHTAENLLDGILVQMDWEEVLRRLREGDPDTVFVDTRHPREAEPLVRKYPGRWIHVEYDKVRREMDRIPRDKDVILICNSSRRAYEAQRWLTAAGYTRTFVPPGGLNFLRRWGVEL, encoded by the coding sequence ATGGGCAAGAGGATCGTGGTAATAGGTGCGGTGGCTTGCGGCCCCAAGGCGGCCTGCCGGGCCAAACGACTCATGCCCGAGGCGGAAATCACCCTCATCGACAAGGACGATCTCATCTCCTACGGAGGCTGCGGAATCCCCTATTACATCTCTGGGGACATTCCCGACGAAAATCAGCTCCGGGAGACCTCCTTTCACATGCTCCGGGACGAATACTTTTTCGAAAACGCCAAGGGAATCGACCGGGTGCTTACCCGCACGCTTGCCACGGACATAGACCGGGAGCGAAAGGTGGTGAGGGTCAAACACCTCGATTCCGGGGAGGAAGAGGAGATCCCTTACGACAATCTGGTTCTGGCCACGGGGTCCACTCCTTTTATTCCTCCCATTCCGGGCCGGGACCTCGATGGGGTTTACGCCATCGCGAATCTTCACAAGGCCATAGAGATCAAGAACCGCCTGGCCCGGGGGCAGGTGGAACGCGCCGTTATTATCGGAGCCGGTCCCATAGGGCTTGAGATGGCCGAGGCCTTTGCCGACCTCTGGGGGGTGGAGACCACGGTGCTGGAATACTTCGACCAGGTGCTGCCCAGGCTGATCGATCCACCGCTCGCCCGGATGGTGGAGCATCATCTCCGGGAGAAGGGCGTTCGGGTGGTGGTGAACGCCCGTATCAAGGAAATTCGCGGAAAGGACGGCCGGGTTGTCGAGGTGGTGGAGGAACGGGGGAGTTATCCCGCCGACATAGTGGTCTTCGCCACCGGGGTGCGTCCCAATGTTGACCTGGCCCGGCGGGCCGGTCTCCTGGTGGACCGGGGCATCGTGGTGAACGATCGCCTCCAGACCTCGGACCCCAACATATACGCCGGGGGCGACTGCATCGAGACCGTGCATCTGGTCACCGGAAAGAGGGTGGTGCTTCCCCTGGGATCGCTGGCCAACCGTCAGGGCCGGGTCATCGGGGACAATCTGGCCGGGCGTCCCACGCGTTTCCCGGGCGTGGTGGGAGCCTTTATCATGAAGTGTTTCGATCTGGCCATCGGAGCCTGCGGGCTTTCCCTCTCCGTGGCCCGCGCCGAGGGATTCGACGCCGATTACGCCCTGGGGAATCAGACCGAACGGGCGCACTACTATCCGGAGGCCGAGTTCATCTTCGTGGAGCTGGTGTTCGACCGGAGAACCCGACGGGTGCTGGGCTTCCAGGCCGTAGGTCCCAAAACGGACGGAACGCTCGCCCGGATCCACGCCGTCTCCTCCGTCCTGCCCCATCGCCCCACGGTGGAGGACCTCATCTCCCTCGAGCTGGCCTACGCTCCTCCCTTCAATTCCGCCCTGGATCCCATTCACGATGTGGCCCACACCGCGGAGAACCTCCTTGACGGGATCCTGGTCCAGATGGACTGGGAGGAGGTCCTGCGGAGACTCCGGGAGGGGGATCCCGATACCGTTTTCGTGGATACCCGTCATCCCCGGGAGGCCGAGCCCCTGGTCAGGAAGTATCCCGGCCGCTGGATCCATGTGGAATACGACAAGGTGCGCCGCGAGATGGATCGCATCCCCCGGGACAAGGATGTGATCCTCATCTGTAATTCCAGCCGCCGGGCCTACGAGGCCCAGAGGTGGTTGACCGCCGCCGGCTATACCCGGACCTTCGTACCTCCGGGGGGACTCAACTTCCTGCGACGCTGGGGAGTGGAGCTTTAA
- the crcB gene encoding fluoride efflux transporter CrcB translates to MKFLYIALGGSLGAVCRYLVSGWFLRFGADFPLGTLVVNLLGALLLGFFMELSTRTLLIPPEIRLLVAVGFLGSFTTFSTFAYETGELLKEGEWIFFVLNVSLSVGLGLFGVKLGEALARVLVR, encoded by the coding sequence GTGAAATTTCTTTACATTGCGCTGGGCGGAAGCCTGGGGGCGGTCTGTCGTTATCTGGTTAGCGGCTGGTTCCTGCGCTTCGGAGCCGATTTCCCCCTGGGAACGTTGGTGGTTAACCTGCTGGGGGCACTCCTTCTGGGGTTTTTTATGGAACTGTCCACCCGGACCCTCCTTATACCCCCGGAAATCAGGCTGCTGGTGGCGGTGGGATTCCTGGGCTCCTTTACCACCTTTTCCACTTTTGCCTACGAGACCGGAGAGCTCCTCAAGGAAGGGGAATGGATTTTCTTCGTCCTTAATGTAAGTCTGAGTGTGGGGCTGGGGCTTTTCGGAGTAAAATTGGGGGAAGCTCTGGCCCGGGTTCTGGTGCGATGA
- a CDS encoding DUF190 domain-containing protein: MNGRCVLLSIYLDEDEKVGRKPLYRAILDFLWEKDIHGLTMFKGVYGYGPDKKVHSARLLRASENLPLKIEVVETWEKVESLLPELEKLITRGMITVTELYTICHKRPPCGDD, encoded by the coding sequence ATGAACGGCCGCTGCGTACTCCTTTCCATATACCTGGACGAGGACGAGAAGGTGGGGCGCAAGCCCCTTTACCGGGCCATTTTGGATTTCCTCTGGGAAAAGGATATTCACGGCTTGACCATGTTTAAGGGGGTTTACGGTTACGGACCGGACAAGAAGGTCCACTCGGCAAGGCTCCTGCGAGCCTCGGAGAATCTGCCCCTGAAGATTGAAGTGGTGGAAACCTGGGAAAAGGTGGAGAGTCTTCTTCCGGAACTCGAGAAATTGATTACCCGAGGGATGATCACCGTAACCGAACTTTATACCATCTGTCACAAGAGGCCTCCCTGCGGCGATGATTAA
- the hisS gene encoding histidine--tRNA ligase, which yields MIKGIRGFKDILPEETPAWSWLESRARELLLRYGFSEVRLPILERTELFARSIGEATDIVEKEMYTFVDRSGESLTLRPEATAGMVRAFIEHGLHVRPRPLRLFTIGPMFRHERPQKGRLRQFHQVDVEVFGEASAGVDAELVALALEILSAGGARDLRLEINSLGCPECRKPYRDELRKFLLARRDRLCEDCQRRAERNPLRALDCKKESCQAEFREAPGLSSFLCEDCREHYQAFREYLREAGIRFEENIRLVRGLDYYTRTIFEIKAPGLGAQDTVAAGGRYDGLVSALGGPETPAVGFAIGMERWLLTARPPQDLRPAPELFIAPLGEEALRRALWLALHLRRKGLRVETDYGGRSLKALLRQADRLGARMVLILGEEELRSGRAILKDLSSGFQQVLPFSDLRDLSNRILIEILF from the coding sequence ATGATTAAGGGGATAAGGGGATTCAAGGACATCCTGCCGGAGGAGACCCCGGCCTGGAGCTGGCTTGAGAGCCGGGCCCGGGAACTCCTGCTTCGCTACGGTTTTTCCGAGGTGCGACTTCCCATTCTCGAACGCACGGAACTCTTTGCCCGAAGTATTGGGGAGGCCACCGACATCGTGGAAAAGGAGATGTACACCTTCGTGGATCGCAGCGGTGAGAGTCTCACCCTGCGTCCGGAGGCCACGGCGGGCATGGTGAGGGCCTTTATCGAACACGGTCTCCATGTGCGTCCCCGACCGCTCAGGCTCTTCACCATAGGGCCCATGTTTCGGCACGAGCGTCCCCAGAAGGGACGCCTGCGCCAGTTCCATCAGGTCGATGTGGAGGTGTTCGGGGAGGCCTCTGCCGGGGTAGATGCCGAGCTGGTGGCTCTCGCCCTGGAGATTCTCTCCGCCGGGGGAGCCCGGGATCTTCGCCTGGAGATCAATTCTCTGGGGTGTCCGGAGTGCCGGAAGCCTTACCGGGACGAACTGAGGAAGTTTCTTCTGGCCCGAAGGGACCGTCTCTGCGAGGACTGTCAGCGGCGGGCCGAACGAAATCCCCTGAGGGCGCTCGACTGTAAAAAGGAGTCCTGTCAGGCGGAATTCCGGGAGGCCCCCGGTCTTTCCAGTTTCCTTTGCGAGGACTGCCGGGAGCACTATCAGGCCTTCAGGGAGTATCTGCGGGAAGCCGGAATTCGTTTCGAGGAGAACATCCGTCTGGTTCGGGGGCTCGACTACTACACCAGGACCATTTTTGAGATTAAGGCTCCGGGCCTCGGGGCTCAGGATACGGTGGCCGCCGGGGGGCGTTACGATGGTCTGGTTTCCGCTCTGGGAGGACCGGAGACCCCGGCGGTGGGCTTTGCCATCGGCATGGAAAGATGGTTGCTTACGGCAAGACCGCCGCAGGATCTCCGTCCCGCTCCGGAACTTTTCATCGCCCCCCTGGGAGAGGAGGCCCTGCGCCGGGCCCTGTGGCTGGCCCTCCACCTGCGCAGGAAAGGTCTTCGCGTCGAAACCGATTACGGAGGAAGAAGCCTTAAGGCCCTCCTGCGTCAGGCCGACCGTCTGGGGGCCCGAATGGTGCTGATCCTGGGCGAGGAGGAACTCCGCAGCGGGCGGGCCATCCTCAAGGATCTTTCGAGCGGGTTTCAGCAGGTGCTCCCCTTTTCCGACCTTCGTGATCTGTCCAATCGGATTCTCATCGAGATCCTTTTCTGA
- a CDS encoding sulfite exporter TauE/SafE family protein has protein sequence MLEALVLFLAAFVQGLAGFAFALLAVPLLSLEWPLLRVVPLVALCGFTLNVLMLWLLRRSFHWRPVAGLVLAAIPGVFVGAKALGFFPEKVLRWVLFVAVSGYALWETLNPGARRIRLSPRWGPLFGFAAGFLGGMLNTPGPPVVVYVSLLRMDKDTLKSALQGAFLCIAAFMVAAHGLYGRLSPEILRLYATYLPFIVGGMFLGQWIYLRLGERSYHRLVHLFLVLSALASLLKVF, from the coding sequence ATGCTCGAGGCCTTGGTTCTCTTTCTGGCCGCTTTCGTTCAGGGACTGGCCGGTTTCGCCTTTGCGCTTCTCGCCGTTCCTCTTCTTTCCCTGGAATGGCCTCTTTTGCGCGTGGTGCCCCTGGTGGCCCTCTGCGGATTCACCCTCAATGTGCTCATGTTATGGCTCCTTCGGCGGAGTTTCCACTGGCGTCCGGTGGCGGGACTGGTGCTTGCCGCGATTCCGGGAGTTTTCGTGGGAGCTAAGGCTCTGGGGTTTTTCCCGGAGAAGGTCCTGCGCTGGGTGCTTTTTGTGGCGGTTTCGGGGTACGCTCTGTGGGAAACGCTGAACCCTGGGGCCCGCAGGATAAGGCTTTCTCCCCGCTGGGGCCCCCTTTTCGGCTTTGCCGCCGGCTTCCTGGGAGGAATGCTCAATACCCCCGGACCCCCGGTGGTTGTTTATGTGAGTCTTTTGCGCATGGATAAGGACACCCTGAAAAGCGCCCTTCAGGGCGCCTTCCTTTGCATCGCCGCCTTTATGGTGGCGGCCCACGGTCTTTACGGACGCCTGAGCCCGGAAATTTTAAGACTTTACGCCACTTACCTCCCCTTCATCGTGGGAGGAATGTTCCTCGGGCAATGGATCTATCTCCGCCTGGGGGAAAGGTCCTACCACCGGCTCGTTCACCTCTTTCTGGTGCTTTCGGCCCTGGCCTCCCTTCTCAAGGTCTTTTAA
- a CDS encoding CBS domain-containing protein has protein sequence MKVKHWMVKEVITVSPEESLEEAVRLMERHAIRHLPVTEGDRLLGFLTESTIRQYTRPGELSRPVREVMIQNPITVSPEATIDEAARIIYRHKIGGLPVVEKGRLVGIITITDLLEAFIELMGLLRSSSRVDVIPKEPEGLDGVLEIIRAHGGRVISIGMDVDPCGERVYYIRLEKMPVEPLASALEVAGHRVIAVVD, from the coding sequence TTGAAGGTCAAGCACTGGATGGTCAAGGAGGTCATCACCGTTTCCCCGGAGGAGAGCCTGGAGGAAGCGGTAAGGCTCATGGAGCGGCACGCCATCCGGCATCTTCCCGTAACCGAGGGGGATCGTCTTCTCGGCTTTCTCACCGAGAGCACCATTCGCCAGTACACCAGGCCCGGAGAACTCTCGCGTCCGGTACGGGAGGTGATGATTCAGAATCCCATTACCGTATCCCCGGAGGCCACCATCGACGAGGCCGCCCGCATCATCTATCGCCACAAGATCGGAGGACTTCCGGTGGTGGAAAAGGGCCGTTTGGTGGGTATAATTACCATTACGGATTTGTTGGAGGCCTTTATAGAGCTTATGGGCCTCTTACGGTCGAGTTCGCGGGTGGATGTGATTCCGAAGGAACCGGAGGGGCTGGACGGGGTGCTGGAGATCATTCGGGCCCACGGGGGGCGGGTTATTTCCATAGGCATGGATGTGGATCCCTGCGGGGAGCGGGTATATTACATCAGGCTGGAAAAGATGCCGGTGGAACCCCTGGCTTCGGCCCTGGAGGTGGCCGGCCATCGGGTGATCGCCGTAGTAGACTGA
- a CDS encoding homocysteine biosynthesis protein — protein MGEFKVRKTIDEINERIRRGEAVVVTAEEMVRIVREVGPEEAAREVDVVTTGTFSPMCSSGAFINFGHTVPTIKAYRVWLNGVPAYAGLAAVDIYIGATEPAEDDPLNKVFPGEFRYGGGHVIHDLVAGKKVHLRAIAYGTHCYPRKEYEAEITLADLPYAVLCNPRNAYQNYNCAINLSEKTLYTYMGVLRPHAGNANYATAGQLSPLLKDPYLKTIGIGTRIFLGGAKGYVVWAGTQHNMEVKRTEKGVPLTPAATLMVLGNLKDMDPRWVVGTSHIGYGCSMAVGLGIPIPVLNEEVARWTGLGDDELFTQVVDYAYDYPNGIKRNYGIVSYAELKSGKIKVLDKEVPTVPISSYVRAREIAEILKGWIKRGEMLLTEPVAPIPGAELFPFRPRGG, from the coding sequence ATGGGAGAGTTTAAGGTGCGTAAGACCATCGACGAGATCAACGAGCGGATTCGGCGGGGTGAGGCCGTGGTGGTCACGGCCGAGGAGATGGTCAGAATCGTTCGCGAGGTGGGTCCGGAGGAGGCCGCCCGCGAGGTGGATGTGGTGACCACCGGGACCTTCTCTCCCATGTGTTCCTCCGGGGCCTTCATCAACTTCGGGCACACCGTGCCCACCATAAAGGCCTATCGGGTGTGGCTGAACGGAGTGCCGGCCTACGCGGGACTCGCCGCGGTGGACATCTACATAGGGGCCACGGAGCCTGCCGAGGACGACCCTCTGAACAAGGTCTTTCCGGGTGAGTTCCGCTACGGCGGGGGGCATGTGATTCACGATCTTGTGGCCGGAAAGAAGGTTCACCTTCGGGCCATCGCTTACGGCACGCATTGCTATCCCCGCAAGGAGTACGAGGCCGAGATTACGCTTGCGGATCTGCCCTATGCGGTGCTCTGCAATCCCCGTAACGCCTATCAGAACTACAACTGCGCCATAAATCTTTCCGAAAAGACCCTTTACACCTACATGGGGGTGTTGCGTCCGCACGCCGGAAACGCCAATTATGCCACCGCGGGGCAACTTTCCCCGCTTCTTAAGGATCCCTATCTCAAGACCATAGGGATCGGGACCCGGATCTTTCTGGGGGGAGCCAAGGGATATGTGGTGTGGGCCGGGACCCAGCACAATATGGAGGTAAAACGCACCGAGAAGGGGGTTCCTCTTACCCCGGCGGCCACCCTCATGGTGCTCGGCAACCTCAAGGATATGGATCCCCGGTGGGTGGTGGGCACCAGTCATATCGGCTACGGCTGCTCCATGGCGGTGGGGCTGGGGATACCCATCCCCGTCTTGAACGAGGAGGTGGCCCGCTGGACCGGTCTCGGGGACGACGAGCTCTTCACTCAGGTGGTGGACTACGCTTACGATTACCCCAACGGGATCAAGCGCAATTACGGAATCGTGAGCTATGCCGAGCTCAAGAGCGGCAAGATCAAGGTCCTGGACAAGGAGGTACCCACCGTCCCCATCTCCAGTTATGTCCGGGCCAGGGAGATAGCCGAGATTCTCAAGGGGTGGATAAAACGCGGGGAGATGCTTCTTACCGAACCGGTGGCCCCGATTCCGGGGGCGGAGCTCTTCCCCTTCCGTCCTCGCGGCGGGTGA
- the larE gene encoding ATP-dependent sacrificial sulfur transferase LarE — MIPEALESILRPLERVAVALSGGVDSAVLAAAAARILGPERVLALTATGPIFPPGEAELARETARILKVEHKEVFFDALSLPEFRENPPDRCYHCKKTLFELFLREVRNFGAKALLDGTQADDLLEDRPGLRALSELGVRSPLAEAGLTKGEVRELARGLGLLQAERPSSPCLATRFPPGEPVTREGLERVLRAEDFLLKHLNLAPIRVRLVRGEARIEAPPEALDQLFAAREKIIPVLKRLGFKRVALDLEGYRTGSLVIREKLR, encoded by the coding sequence GTGATCCCGGAGGCCCTGGAGAGTATTCTGCGCCCCCTGGAGAGGGTGGCGGTGGCCCTTTCCGGGGGGGTGGACAGTGCCGTGCTGGCGGCGGCCGCCGCCCGGATTCTGGGGCCGGAGCGGGTCCTGGCCCTGACCGCCACGGGACCTATTTTCCCTCCCGGCGAAGCGGAACTGGCCCGGGAAACGGCCCGGATCCTGAAAGTCGAGCACAAAGAAGTATTTTTTGACGCCTTATCTCTTCCGGAATTTCGGGAAAACCCTCCGGATCGCTGTTATCACTGCAAGAAGACCCTTTTTGAATTATTCCTGAGAGAAGTACGGAATTTCGGAGCGAAAGCCCTTCTTGATGGAACCCAGGCGGACGACCTCCTGGAGGATCGTCCCGGGCTTCGCGCCCTTTCGGAACTCGGGGTGAGGAGTCCCCTTGCGGAGGCTGGATTGACCAAGGGAGAGGTAAGGGAACTTGCCCGCGGCCTGGGGCTCCTCCAGGCCGAGAGGCCCTCCTCCCCCTGTCTGGCCACCCGGTTTCCCCCGGGGGAGCCTGTCACCCGGGAAGGACTTGAACGGGTGCTGAGGGCCGAGGATTTTCTCCTGAAGCACCTGAACCTGGCCCCCATCCGGGTGCGTCTGGTGCGCGGCGAGGCGCGGATCGAAGCCCCCCCGGAGGCCCTGGATCAGTTATTTGCCGCACGGGAGAAGATAATCCCTGTTCTCAAAAGACTGGGGTTCAAGCGGGTGGCCCTCGATCTCGAGGGTTATCGGACCGGTTCGCTTGTGATTCGGGAAAAATTAAGGTAA